Part of the Hydrogenimonas thermophila genome, ATTCAAATGAAATTATTGAAGGATATAGAAAAAAAGATAACCGTATTAAATTAATTAAATTAGAAAAAAATAGTGGTCCAGCAATAGCAAGAAATATAGGGATAAAAAAAGCAAAAGGAAGATTTATTGCATTTTTAGATAGTGATGATATTTGGTTACCACAAAAATTACAAAAACAAATTGATTTTATGATAACTAATGATTTAAGCCTAACTTATAGTGCTTATGATACTATAGATGAAATAGGAAATAAAATTAACACTAGATATATTAAAGAGTATATTACATATACTGATATGTTAAAAACAAATCATATAGGTAATCTTACAGGAATATATGATAGTAAAAAAATAGGTAAGTTTTATATGGATAATGTTGGACATGAAGATTATACTTTATGGTTGAAAATAATGAATAATATAAAAGAGACTAAAGGTTTAAATGAGCCTTTGGCTCAATATAGAATAATATCTAATTCAATATCTGCAAATAAACTTAAAGTAATAAAATGGCAGTGGAATATATATAGAAATATTTTGAATTTAAGTTTATTAAAAAGTAGTTATTATTTTGTATATTATATTTTTAATGCTATTAAAAAAAGAAAAGCTTAAACCCCCTTTTTCCCAATAACCGTCATAGCTGTCATCCAAACTATTTTAAGTTCAAGCAAAATGTTCCAGTATTTGATGTAGTAAAGATCATACATTAACTTTTGCTTAGCATCTTCACCATTTTCTCCA contains:
- a CDS encoding glycosyltransferase family 2 protein codes for the protein MNLVSVITPSYNSSKFIAKTIESVLNQTYQNWEMIIVDDVSSDNSNEIIEGYRKKDNRIKLIKLEKNSGPAIARNIGIKKAKGRFIAFLDSDDIWLPQKLQKQIDFMITNDLSLTYSAYDTIDEIGNKINTRYIKEYITYTDMLKTNHIGNLTGIYDSKKIGKFYMDNVGHEDYTLWLKIMNNIKETKGLNEPLAQYRIISNSISANKLKVIKWQWNIYRNILNLSLLKSSYYFVYYIFNAIKKRKA